Proteins from a genomic interval of Pyramidobacter porci:
- a CDS encoding amidohydrolase produces MARGVIDMMDDIEIRNEAAAQRDYVIGCRRAIHRFAETSGREVRTSAFIKQQLDEIGIPYESLVKTGIIGILDTGRAGPHIALRADIDALPLPENPDNLKRARVVISDTPDETCHACGHDAHTAMLLGASKVLRKHIGELTGVIYLCFEEGEENGGGIQVMLDTLATKKVDSCWGIHVYNALESGKICVQAGPRMAGAIRVELTFVGRGGHGSRPDLSINPVFCAANFVNNLAVAFVNQIDANETVTCGITAIQGGQVANVIPDTATVLGSLRFFSMSEGDKAVRILHEVAENTARMHRCSVEYNEKYNKISVGPTINDPYYSELAAKALDAVLPSGTVSPCAPWYASDSFSLWLNRYPGVYAHLGINNPEYGSGAPHHNSYFDVDENVLDIGLIATLKYVNALGEEATPGQASKEKA; encoded by the coding sequence GTGGCAAGAGGAGTGATCGACATGATGGATGACATAGAGATCAGAAACGAAGCGGCGGCGCAGCGCGATTATGTGATTGGTTGCCGAAGAGCGATACACCGGTTTGCTGAAACAAGCGGTCGCGAGGTCAGGACCAGCGCGTTCATCAAACAGCAGCTCGACGAGATCGGCATTCCCTATGAATCGCTTGTGAAAACTGGCATAATCGGTATTCTCGACACTGGCAGAGCGGGACCTCACATTGCTCTGAGGGCGGACATCGATGCCTTGCCGCTGCCCGAGAATCCTGACAATCTCAAAAGGGCGCGAGTCGTGATATCGGATACGCCCGATGAAACCTGTCACGCGTGTGGACATGACGCACACACGGCAATGCTTCTGGGAGCAAGCAAAGTCTTGAGAAAACATATCGGCGAACTGACGGGAGTCATTTATCTGTGTTTCGAAGAAGGCGAGGAAAATGGCGGCGGCATCCAGGTCATGTTGGACACACTCGCAACGAAAAAGGTCGACTCCTGCTGGGGAATTCACGTGTATAACGCTCTCGAATCCGGAAAAATCTGCGTTCAGGCCGGGCCGAGAATGGCCGGGGCCATCCGGGTCGAGCTGACGTTCGTCGGACGCGGCGGGCATGGCTCGCGCCCGGATCTGTCGATCAATCCCGTGTTTTGCGCGGCGAATTTCGTCAACAATCTGGCCGTCGCGTTCGTGAATCAAATAGACGCCAACGAGACCGTCACCTGCGGGATCACGGCCATACAGGGCGGCCAGGTGGCAAACGTCATTCCGGACACGGCCACCGTTCTTGGTTCGCTCCGCTTTTTCAGCATGAGCGAGGGCGACAAAGCGGTCAGGATATTGCACGAAGTCGCGGAAAATACGGCTCGTATGCATCGTTGTAGTGTTGAATATAACGAGAAATACAATAAGATTTCCGTTGGGCCGACCATCAACGATCCGTACTATTCCGAGCTCGCGGCTAAAGCCCTGGATGCGGTTTTGCCTTCTGGGACCGTGTCGCCGTGCGCGCCTTGGTACGCTTCGGATTCGTTCAGCCTCTGGCTGAACCGCTATCCCGGCGTATACGCTCATCTGGGAATCAACAACCCCGAATACGGGAGCGGCGCTCCCCATCACAACTCATATTTTGACGTGGATGAGAACGTTTTGGATATCGGTCTGATCGCAACGCTGAAATACGTTAACGCTCTTGGGGAAGAGGCAACGCCGGGGCAAGCTTCCAAAGAAAAAGCGTAG
- a CDS encoding AbgT family transporter, protein MPHLLWLMLGLLLFSSLLTYVIPAGQFGKTASGALDGTKFSYLGYQTPVNLLRTLLSIFPGLTGSASIIMIVMICGACMQVFLDTKTFDRLLDWTIYKTEGKSDTLLISTLFCMMVYLGGFGGSDALIAVVPIGIAFARKMRLDAISAIGVTTFATLIGFGTGPTKMYVIQGLMGTRLYGGFMTRFLILNVFMLLGLLMLLRYVRRIRRDPLVSLKYQEEPLPGADVGAEGGGVPAAVMDWKIVINMFLFIGQFVLITVYGLMSNDYNMRFSVQAATMMVVALVQGKIAGMSADELGDSFAKGLASMAFVVFVIGLARSVSIVLSEGNVLHTIVYALTRPLMDLPRWVASIGMMLIIAVINPIIPSATSKGAILVPIIKPIGEVLGLAPELVVQAFQFGDGFTNIISPILGWTVGSLAMVKVSFPRWFEWAFGKVLAFIGVAALLMFLFTISGWTFAL, encoded by the coding sequence ATGCCCCATTTGCTGTGGCTGATGCTCGGCCTGCTGCTTTTTTCCAGCCTGCTTACCTACGTCATTCCCGCCGGGCAGTTTGGCAAAACGGCCAGCGGCGCCCTCGATGGCACGAAGTTCAGCTATCTCGGTTATCAGACGCCGGTTAACTTGCTGAGGACGCTGCTGTCTATCTTTCCGGGGCTGACGGGCTCCGCTTCCATTATCATGATCGTGATGATTTGCGGCGCGTGCATGCAGGTATTCTTGGACACGAAGACTTTTGACAGGCTGCTCGACTGGACCATCTACAAAACCGAAGGGAAAAGCGATACGCTGCTCATCAGTACCTTGTTCTGTATGATGGTGTATTTAGGCGGTTTCGGTGGTTCCGACGCTCTGATTGCCGTCGTGCCGATCGGTATCGCGTTTGCGCGGAAAATGCGCCTCGATGCGATCAGCGCTATCGGCGTCACGACATTTGCGACGTTGATTGGTTTCGGGACCGGCCCTACGAAGATGTACGTGATCCAGGGGCTGATGGGAACCCGCCTGTACGGCGGCTTCATGACGCGTTTTCTCATTCTGAACGTTTTCATGCTCCTCGGGCTGCTCATGTTGCTGAGGTATGTGCGGCGGATCCGCCGCGATCCGTTGGTCTCGCTGAAATATCAGGAAGAGCCGCTTCCCGGTGCCGACGTCGGCGCCGAAGGGGGCGGGGTACCCGCGGCCGTCATGGATTGGAAAATCGTGATCAACATGTTCCTGTTTATCGGCCAGTTTGTTCTGATCACGGTGTACGGTTTGATGAGCAACGATTACAATATGCGTTTCTCCGTTCAGGCGGCGACGATGATGGTAGTCGCGCTCGTGCAGGGGAAGATCGCGGGCATGTCCGCGGATGAACTCGGCGACTCGTTCGCCAAGGGGCTTGCGTCGATGGCCTTTGTGGTCTTTGTCATCGGCTTGGCCCGGAGCGTATCGATCGTACTGTCCGAGGGTAACGTCCTGCACACCATTGTATATGCGCTGACCAGACCGCTGATGGATCTGCCGCGTTGGGTCGCTTCGATCGGCATGATGCTGATCATTGCGGTGATCAATCCGATTATTCCTTCGGCCACGTCGAAGGGCGCGATTCTCGTGCCGATCATCAAGCCGATCGGGGAAGTCCTGGGTTTGGCTCCGGAACTGGTCGTTCAGGCCTTTCAATTCGGCGACGGATTCACGAACATCATTTCCCCGATTCTTGGCTGGACGGTGGGCAGCCTGGCCATGGTGAAGGTTTCATTCCCGCGTTGGTTTGAGTGGGCGTTTGGCAAAGTTCTGGCGTTTATTGGCGTTGCGGCCCTGCTGATGTTTCTCTTTACGATTTCCGGCTGGACGTTTGCACTCTAG
- a CDS encoding redoxin domain-containing protein, translating into MEFHLQDMSRPKRVGASLSSWGERRSVSCEGDLVQGGSSMARLEVGDILPDFRYETPFERGLFMSSTACKANKTALVFLRYYGCTLCQYDMHEIADHYQRILEGGSQLLVVLQSEPKKLAQQLTPDAFPFSIVCDPQQELYHRFEIMPARSKESMLDSATLRKIEKARQLFSHGEYEGEELQLPAVFVFDGRLSISYVHYGKTAGDIPGTDELIALLT; encoded by the coding sequence ATGGAATTTCATTTGCAAGATATGAGTCGACCGAAGCGCGTTGGAGCGTCGCTCAGTTCGTGGGGCGAACGAAGGAGCGTTTCTTGCGAGGGAGATCTTGTTCAAGGAGGGTCAAGCATGGCAAGGTTGGAAGTTGGCGACATCCTGCCGGATTTTCGCTATGAGACTCCGTTTGAGCGCGGACTTTTCATGAGCAGCACCGCTTGCAAGGCAAACAAGACGGCGTTGGTCTTCTTGAGATATTATGGCTGTACGTTATGCCAGTACGACATGCACGAGATAGCGGATCATTATCAGCGTATATTGGAGGGCGGCTCTCAGCTGCTGGTCGTTCTGCAGTCTGAGCCGAAGAAGCTGGCGCAGCAGCTGACTCCTGACGCGTTTCCTTTTTCCATTGTGTGCGACCCGCAGCAGGAACTGTATCACCGCTTTGAGATTATGCCCGCGCGGTCCAAAGAAAGCATGCTGGATTCGGCGACGCTGAGAAAAATAGAAAAGGCTCGTCAATTGTTTTCCCATGGCGAATATGAGGGCGAAGAACTGCAGCTTCCTGCTGTTTTTGTCTTCGACGGAAGATTGTCGATCTCTTACGTTCATTATGGGAAAACGGCCGGCGACATTCCCGGTACGGACGAGCTGATCGCTCTTTTGACTTGA
- a CDS encoding MarR family winged helix-turn-helix transcriptional regulator — MAQLHETENVLASLDEKVETLYRYQSVMNCYSLILRDYGTGIAISEVEAHTLNYIQAEEGLTATRLAEITNRTKSSISQIVSRLEKQGMISRKVNLNNKREYRIFVTEMGRKTCEAHQSYDREGMLAQINYLLKNCTPKEIDGFFKVLRYRILWFKRVNSTFRKKLSAQEKKRYMSARYTGC, encoded by the coding sequence GTGGCACAGTTACACGAGACGGAGAACGTTTTGGCAAGTCTTGATGAAAAAGTGGAGACTCTGTACCGGTATCAGTCAGTCATGAACTGTTATTCGCTCATCTTGCGCGACTACGGTACGGGCATCGCCATAAGCGAAGTGGAAGCTCACACGCTGAACTACATACAAGCCGAGGAAGGGTTGACGGCGACGCGTCTGGCCGAAATTACCAACCGTACCAAAAGTTCCATCTCTCAAATCGTCTCGCGCCTTGAAAAGCAAGGCATGATCTCCCGCAAGGTCAATCTCAATAACAAGCGCGAGTACCGCATCTTTGTCACCGAAATGGGACGCAAAACCTGCGAGGCGCACCAAAGCTATGATCGCGAGGGAATGCTTGCGCAGATCAATTATCTGTTGAAAAATTGTACTCCTAAGGAAATCGATGGATTCTTTAAGGTACTTCGATACCGTATCCTTTGGTTCAAACGCGTAAACAGTACATTTCGCAAAAAACTCAGCGCTCAAGAGAAAAAGCGGTATATGTCGGCGCGTTATACGGGTTGCTGA
- a CDS encoding HAD family hydrolase has translation MNVRAVLFDFDMTLIDTSGALLANVNKIADHFGRPRCTRERLLEVIGYNSRDFWRALLGDERPEYGEYYVKECAPYEAAMMTPAAGAVECVAELRALGVKVGCASNRIAPLRVIRVKHLERLMDCVVGADAVARPKPAPDVLLKGAELLGCAPEDALYVGDTPIDVEAARRAGMRSVAVLASNAAETLERAGAWRIVETLREFVPLLKREGLL, from the coding sequence ATGAACGTCAGAGCGGTGCTCTTCGATTTCGACATGACCCTGATCGACACCAGCGGCGCGCTGCTGGCGAACGTCAACAAGATCGCCGATCATTTCGGCCGTCCCCGCTGCACGCGCGAACGTTTGTTGGAAGTGATCGGCTACAATTCGCGCGATTTCTGGCGGGCGCTGCTCGGCGACGAGCGCCCCGAATACGGCGAGTACTACGTCAAAGAGTGCGCGCCTTACGAAGCGGCGATGATGACGCCCGCGGCGGGCGCCGTCGAGTGCGTCGCGGAGCTGCGTGCATTGGGCGTCAAAGTGGGCTGCGCTTCGAACCGCATCGCGCCGCTCCGCGTCATCCGCGTCAAGCACCTCGAACGCCTGATGGACTGCGTGGTCGGCGCCGACGCGGTGGCGCGCCCCAAGCCCGCGCCCGACGTGCTGCTCAAGGGCGCCGAACTGCTGGGCTGCGCGCCCGAAGACGCCCTTTACGTGGGCGACACGCCCATCGACGTGGAGGCCGCCCGCCGCGCCGGCATGCGCAGCGTCGCCGTGCTCGCCAGCAATGCGGCCGAAACGCTGGAACGCGCCGGCGCCTGGCGCATCGTCGAAACGCTTCGCGAATTCGTCCCGCTGCTCAAGCGCGAGGGCTTGCTTTGA
- a CDS encoding MmcQ/YjbR family DNA-binding protein, with protein MTLESEIFQRRRPDFSRFEAAGLKKDGREWRCSRVFMDGQFRADIRVDAKGEVRGRVYDLDTSDEYLAVHIPSQSGAFVASVRQAYADVLRDLAQRCFTAHDFVADQSNRVAALIRERFGDPPEFPWQDETSAVFREPRTRKWYGVIMRIGRGKLEPGKDGEVDVLNVKADAADVPALLKERGIFRCYHMNKKYWVTVALDDSLGDERVMELLEASHAFAARGAGKSSAALSDGAWIVPANYRYYDVEKGFAENPVHTWKQTARVRPGDLVYLYIGSPVSAIYCKCRVLETDIPCDYDDGAVRMNMVMRLAMLRRYGRELLPMALMKKFGVRAVRSARRMPTELRREIDRFEAENPEEAPPAAEKRADGRSGTHRTK; from the coding sequence ATGACCCTCGAGAGCGAGATCTTCCAGCGGCGGCGGCCCGACTTTTCCCGCTTCGAGGCCGCCGGCCTGAAGAAAGACGGGCGGGAGTGGCGCTGTTCGCGCGTCTTCATGGACGGCCAGTTCCGCGCCGACATCCGCGTCGACGCCAAAGGCGAGGTGCGCGGGCGCGTTTACGACCTCGACACCAGCGACGAATACCTGGCCGTGCACATCCCCAGCCAGTCGGGAGCTTTCGTGGCCTCGGTACGGCAGGCTTACGCGGACGTGCTGCGCGATCTGGCGCAGCGGTGCTTTACCGCGCACGACTTCGTCGCCGACCAGTCGAACCGCGTCGCCGCGCTGATCCGCGAGCGTTTCGGCGACCCGCCCGAGTTCCCGTGGCAGGACGAAACATCCGCCGTGTTCCGCGAGCCGCGCACGCGCAAATGGTACGGCGTGATCATGCGCATAGGCCGCGGCAAGCTCGAACCCGGGAAAGACGGCGAAGTCGACGTGCTCAACGTCAAGGCCGACGCCGCGGACGTGCCTGCGCTCCTGAAAGAACGGGGAATTTTCCGCTGCTACCACATGAACAAAAAATACTGGGTCACCGTCGCGCTCGACGATTCGCTCGGCGACGAACGCGTCATGGAATTGCTCGAGGCCAGCCACGCCTTCGCGGCCCGCGGCGCAGGCAAAAGCTCCGCCGCGCTCAGCGACGGCGCCTGGATCGTGCCCGCCAACTACAGATACTACGATGTGGAAAAGGGCTTCGCCGAAAATCCCGTGCACACGTGGAAGCAGACTGCCCGCGTGCGCCCGGGCGACCTCGTCTACCTGTACATCGGTTCTCCCGTGTCGGCCATCTACTGCAAGTGCCGCGTCCTCGAGACCGACATTCCCTGCGACTATGACGACGGCGCCGTGCGCATGAACATGGTCATGCGCCTGGCCATGCTGCGACGCTACGGCCGTGAACTGCTGCCGATGGCACTGATGAAGAAATTCGGCGTCCGCGCCGTGCGCAGCGCCCGCCGCATGCCGACGGAACTTCGCCGCGAGATCGACCGCTTCGAAGCGGAGAATCCGGAGGAAGCGCCGCCCGCCGCGGAAAAACGGGCGGACGGACGATCGGGAACGCACCGGACAAAATGA
- a CDS encoding GNAT family N-acetyltransferase, with amino-acid sequence MKYFRKITLRNGSLCVLRSAAAEDAAVLLEQRRCAAVETDFMLRYADEIAVDAEAQRRSIEASEASPTELLLIAEVDGVLTASAGFAPPVPCEKCRHRASAGLCVLRAYWGWGIGSLLMESLLECARAAQFEQLELDVVTGNGRAVAMYQRFGFVTYGVREKAFRLRGGGYQSLYLMALGL; translated from the coding sequence ATGAAATATTTTCGTAAAATAACGCTGAGAAACGGAAGCCTCTGCGTCCTGCGCAGCGCGGCCGCTGAAGATGCCGCTGTGTTGCTGGAGCAACGCCGGTGCGCCGCGGTGGAAACAGACTTCATGTTGCGTTACGCCGATGAGATCGCCGTCGACGCCGAAGCGCAGCGGCGTTCTATCGAGGCGTCGGAGGCCAGTCCCACGGAATTGCTGCTGATAGCCGAAGTCGACGGCGTGCTGACTGCCAGCGCCGGTTTTGCTCCGCCCGTTCCCTGCGAAAAATGCCGTCATCGCGCCAGCGCGGGGTTGTGCGTGCTTCGCGCCTACTGGGGGTGGGGAATCGGCTCCCTGCTCATGGAATCATTGCTCGAGTGTGCCCGCGCGGCCCAGTTCGAACAACTGGAACTGGACGTAGTAACGGGTAACGGGCGGGCCGTCGCGATGTACCAGCGCTTCGGCTTCGTTACGTATGGCGTGCGCGAGAAAGCTTTCCGTTTGCGTGGCGGCGGATACCAGTCTCTGTATCTGATGGCTCTCGGGCTTTAA
- a CDS encoding M20 family metallopeptidase, giving the protein MRALEKKIYDYLEAHREDIVADLVALARAESPTGDKAAADACARRLASLYKDRLGAATQFVPQTEVGDHLVTEIGSGDRTLLIVGHYDTVHPLGTVPVRREGNILYGPGVVDMKGGDVSVIWALKALRELGVKLDKKVLIVNNSDEETGSFHSRPLLLEKAKEACACIVAEPAVAKSGLIKVSRKGGGQILIKCWGKAAHSGNDPRGGVNANIELAHQILFAESQSDYGPGGSTFSANVIRGGTADNVVCDYAEAVVDWRMCVPEEVERGRAVFAGRGAVLPGARVEFEIKLSHPPLAECEANRKLFALLQQVGADLDMELEAAPMVGGCSDGNDISAAGVPTIDGMGVVGDFMHNPQEQVYLDQLVPRVAMMASFISRV; this is encoded by the coding sequence ATGAGAGCTCTCGAAAAGAAAATTTACGATTATCTCGAAGCGCACAGGGAAGACATCGTCGCCGATCTCGTCGCGCTCGCCCGCGCCGAATCGCCGACCGGGGACAAGGCGGCCGCCGACGCGTGCGCGCGGCGGCTTGCCTCGCTCTACAAAGACCGACTCGGCGCCGCGACGCAGTTCGTGCCGCAGACGGAAGTGGGCGATCACCTCGTCACCGAGATCGGCTCGGGCGACCGCACGCTGCTGATCGTCGGTCACTACGACACGGTCCACCCTTTGGGAACGGTGCCGGTGCGCCGGGAAGGCAACATCCTCTACGGCCCCGGCGTGGTCGACATGAAGGGCGGCGACGTCTCCGTGATCTGGGCGCTGAAAGCGCTTCGGGAGCTGGGCGTGAAGCTGGACAAGAAAGTTCTGATCGTCAACAACTCCGACGAGGAAACGGGATCGTTCCATTCCCGTCCGCTGCTGCTGGAAAAGGCGAAGGAGGCTTGCGCCTGCATCGTCGCCGAGCCGGCCGTGGCCAAAAGCGGCCTGATCAAAGTCAGCCGCAAGGGCGGCGGCCAGATCCTCATCAAATGCTGGGGCAAGGCGGCCCACTCCGGCAACGATCCGCGGGGCGGCGTCAACGCCAACATCGAGCTGGCGCACCAGATCCTCTTCGCCGAGAGCCAGTCGGATTACGGCCCCGGCGGCAGCACGTTCAGCGCCAACGTGATCCGCGGCGGAACCGCGGACAACGTGGTCTGCGATTACGCCGAAGCGGTCGTGGACTGGCGCATGTGCGTGCCCGAGGAAGTCGAACGCGGCCGCGCCGTTTTCGCCGGGCGCGGGGCCGTGCTGCCCGGCGCGCGCGTGGAGTTCGAGATCAAACTGTCTCACCCGCCGCTGGCCGAGTGTGAGGCCAACCGAAAGCTCTTCGCTCTGCTTCAGCAGGTCGGCGCCGACCTCGACATGGAACTCGAGGCGGCGCCCATGGTGGGCGGCTGTTCGGACGGCAACGACATTTCCGCCGCCGGCGTGCCCACCATCGACGGCATGGGCGTGGTCGGCGACTTCATGCACAACCCGCAGGAACAGGTTTATCTCGACCAGCTCGTGCCTCGCGTGGCCATGATGGCCTCCTTCATCAGCCGCGTATAA
- a CDS encoding DMT family transporter yields MRSRSVIYLALAAGVFMLSASGVFAKVARAPAGIIAFYRLFFATLALLPWLLSHKNDRRELRSLSPIQYAEGALAGFFLAVHYVMWFESLRYTSVASSTVLAALQPLFSVMWGRLFLGERLSARALTGGAIAIAGSAVVGWSDFSVSSQSLWGDLLALVSGGVISLYFFCGQILRRRMGAVPYSVLSYGSSAAVLALYALFMGYPFAGYPASTWGAFLGLALVSTIGGQMVFNVLLKWISATTVTMGILGEPVGTCFLAWLFLGETLSARQAAGIAVILAGLALFFAAQRQSRTGRA; encoded by the coding sequence GTGAGATCTCGTTCCGTCATTTATCTGGCGCTGGCAGCCGGCGTGTTCATGTTGTCCGCGTCGGGCGTTTTCGCCAAGGTCGCCCGCGCGCCGGCGGGCATCATCGCCTTCTACCGGCTCTTTTTCGCCACGCTGGCGCTGCTGCCGTGGCTGTTGAGCCACAAAAACGACCGGCGCGAGCTGCGCTCGCTCTCTCCGATTCAATATGCGGAAGGCGCGCTGGCCGGTTTTTTTCTCGCCGTCCATTACGTGATGTGGTTCGAGTCGCTGCGCTACACGTCGGTCGCCAGCTCCACCGTGCTGGCGGCGCTGCAGCCGCTGTTTTCGGTGATGTGGGGGCGGCTGTTCCTCGGCGAAAGGCTGAGCGCCCGTGCGCTGACCGGCGGCGCGATCGCCATCGCCGGCTCGGCGGTCGTGGGCTGGAGCGATTTCAGCGTCAGCAGCCAGTCGCTATGGGGCGACCTGCTGGCGCTCGTTTCCGGCGGCGTCATCAGCCTGTACTTTTTCTGCGGGCAGATCCTGCGCCGCCGCATGGGCGCCGTGCCCTATTCGGTGCTCAGCTACGGCAGCAGTGCGGCCGTCCTCGCGCTCTACGCGCTTTTCATGGGCTATCCGTTCGCCGGCTATCCCGCTTCCACCTGGGGCGCGTTCCTCGGTCTGGCGCTGGTCTCGACGATCGGCGGGCAGATGGTGTTCAACGTGCTGCTCAAATGGATCTCGGCCACCACCGTCACCATGGGAATCCTCGGCGAGCCGGTCGGCACCTGCTTCCTCGCCTGGCTGTTCCTCGGCGAGACGCTTTCGGCGCGGCAGGCCGCAGGCATCGCCGTCATCCTCGCCGGGCTGGCGCTGTTTTTCGCCGCCCAGAGACAATCACGGACGGGGCGCGCGTGA
- a CDS encoding alpha/beta hydrolase family protein: MRPVQHDDLLKFKFLSRPAFSPDGGKIAYVVSAANFDKNNYDSALWLYDLASDSGRQLTFTNSEKFFAWSRDGRELIFASGRGDVPKESTRFYALPLDGGEARELFTIDRPASAIADLGGGRWLVTATFEPVYDNPEGADYYVIEQLPFTANGKGFVCQRRTGLAVYDAADGGFTRVTPEHMEVARCRLSDDGRKALLVAVEYTDVKPTTNHVYELDLSTGALACLSEGLSFGFKDAGWYKDGALVTGSDQKTVGVNQNIQFFFLRDKKLAAVTPDLDSSLRNAVGSDCRYNTAEQEGSFAVEDGRVISCATEGFRSRLYALEADGSISALTDEIDTVDNWDWKNGAAVMAGFKDLQLQELYLLENGRERQLTRHNEDVIKELQLSAPEHVSYENEGWTLDGWYMKPVGYEEGRKYPTILHIHGGPKSAFGGVYFHEMQCWASRGYAVIYCNPRGGDGRPGGFDDIRGFYGVKDYSDIMAFTKWCVANLPFVDEKNVGVTGGSYGGYMTNWIVTQTDFFKAAAAQRPISNWVSKFGSCDIGYYYVEDQHGGRPWDACEQAWQESPLKHVANVKTPLLLIQSQEDFRCERDQSFQMFTALKVLGVECRMCLFNGENHELSRSGRPKNRLARLREIAAWFDGHLKG, translated from the coding sequence ATGAGACCGGTACAGCACGACGACCTGCTAAAGTTCAAATTCCTCTCGCGTCCCGCGTTTTCGCCCGACGGCGGCAAGATCGCCTACGTGGTCAGCGCGGCCAACTTCGACAAGAACAATTACGACAGCGCCCTGTGGCTTTACGACCTGGCCTCGGACAGCGGACGGCAGCTGACGTTCACGAACTCCGAGAAGTTCTTCGCCTGGAGCCGCGACGGACGCGAGCTGATCTTCGCCTCCGGACGCGGCGACGTGCCCAAGGAGAGCACGCGCTTTTACGCGCTGCCGCTGGACGGCGGCGAGGCGCGCGAACTGTTCACGATCGACCGCCCGGCCAGCGCCATTGCCGACCTCGGCGGCGGACGCTGGCTGGTGACGGCGACGTTCGAACCCGTCTACGACAATCCCGAGGGCGCCGACTACTACGTGATCGAGCAGCTGCCCTTCACCGCCAACGGCAAGGGCTTCGTCTGCCAGCGCCGCACGGGGCTCGCCGTGTACGACGCCGCCGACGGCGGCTTCACGCGCGTCACGCCCGAGCATATGGAAGTGGCGCGCTGCCGTCTCAGCGACGACGGCCGCAAGGCGCTGCTCGTCGCCGTCGAGTATACGGACGTGAAGCCGACGACCAACCACGTCTACGAGCTCGACCTGAGCACGGGCGCGCTGGCCTGCCTCAGCGAAGGATTATCGTTCGGCTTCAAGGACGCCGGTTGGTACAAGGACGGCGCGCTGGTCACGGGCAGCGACCAAAAGACCGTCGGCGTCAACCAAAATATTCAATTCTTCTTCCTCAGGGACAAAAAGCTCGCCGCCGTCACGCCCGATCTCGACAGCAGCCTGCGCAACGCCGTGGGCAGCGACTGCCGCTACAACACGGCCGAGCAGGAGGGCAGCTTCGCCGTCGAGGACGGGCGCGTGATCTCCTGCGCCACCGAGGGCTTCCGGAGCCGACTCTACGCGCTCGAAGCCGACGGTTCCATCTCCGCTCTCACCGACGAGATCGACACGGTGGACAACTGGGACTGGAAAAACGGCGCGGCGGTCATGGCGGGCTTCAAGGATCTGCAGCTGCAGGAGCTGTATCTGCTCGAAAACGGCCGCGAGCGCCAGCTGACGCGCCACAACGAGGACGTCATCAAGGAGCTCCAGCTTTCCGCGCCCGAACACGTGAGCTACGAAAACGAGGGCTGGACGCTCGACGGCTGGTACATGAAGCCCGTGGGCTACGAAGAAGGCAGGAAGTACCCGACGATCCTGCACATCCACGGCGGTCCCAAGAGCGCCTTCGGCGGCGTCTACTTCCACGAGATGCAGTGCTGGGCTTCTCGCGGCTACGCCGTGATCTACTGCAACCCGCGCGGCGGCGACGGACGCCCCGGCGGTTTCGACGACATCCGCGGCTTTTACGGCGTCAAAGATTACAGCGACATCATGGCATTCACGAAATGGTGCGTCGCCAATCTGCCCTTCGTCGACGAAAAGAATGTCGGCGTCACGGGCGGCTCCTACGGCGGCTACATGACCAACTGGATCGTCACACAGACGGACTTTTTCAAAGCGGCCGCGGCACAGCGGCCGATCAGCAACTGGGTGTCGAAATTCGGCAGCTGCGACATCGGCTACTATTACGTGGAAGACCAGCACGGCGGCCGCCCGTGGGACGCGTGCGAACAGGCCTGGCAGGAGTCGCCGCTCAAGCACGTCGCCAACGTCAAGACGCCGCTGCTGCTGATTCAGTCGCAGGAGGACTTCCGCTGCGAGCGCGACCAGTCGTTTCAGATGTTTACCGCCCTCAAGGTGCTCGGCGTGGAATGCCGCATGTGCCTGTTCAACGGCGAGAACCACGAGCTGAGCCGCTCCGGCCGCCCCAAAAACCGCCTCGCCCGGCTGCGCGAGATCGCCGCGTGGTTCGACGGCCATTTGAAAGGTTAA